The following coding sequences are from one Musa acuminata AAA Group cultivar baxijiao chromosome BXJ1-6, Cavendish_Baxijiao_AAA, whole genome shotgun sequence window:
- the LOC135675403 gene encoding uncharacterized protein LOC135675403: protein MQSLLAAASFKKFDRWRLSLLRVLSVFDERPRQSLTPTERTDSGCGMLLSPGFRSAAAMAGWDEEALLFATVVVEDTPVRESRQHKRRRLRTPLSTTSTRKRAPRRKPAVSIPPVVLRLDDDDDDEEKAADRGGETTNKETEAAVAVDGAKQIDKEGSLSEKAPIKGLPCMDRLREELSCAICLEICYEPSTTPCGHSFCIKCLKSAANKCGKKCPKCRQLISNARSCTINTVLWNTIQLLFPEEVEARKSSSAVAATPRGGKTQSSSSEQNNSNRNISSRSIRRSAAQASSQVTERDTRSFRRRIGPSQSEDAAMALRLQREEFRVAFQGSREQQLRALRSARANLRAAASMTVYGRLRGRTT from the exons ATGCAAAGTCTGTTGGCCGCCGCCTCGTTCAAAAAATTCGACCGTTGGCGTCTCTCCCTTCTTCGCGTTTTATCTGTGTTCGACGAGAGGCCCCGACAATCCCTAACGCCCACCGAGAGAACCGACAGCGGCTGCGGCATGCTTCTGAGCCCAGGGTTTCGGTCCGCTGCCGCCATGGCCGGGTGGGACGAGGAAGCCCTCCTCTTCGCGACCGTCGTCGTGGAGGACACGCCCGTGAGGGAATCCCGTCAGCACAAGCGGAGGCGCCTCAGGACCCCCTTATCGACCACCTCCACGAG AAAGCGGGCGCCGCGGAGGAAGCCTGCGGTCTCGATTCCGCCCGTGGTGCTTcgtctcgacgacgacgacgacgacgaagaaaAAGCCGCTG ATCGTGGCGGTGAGACAACGAACAAGGAGACCGAGGCGGCGGTGGCCGTCGACGGAGCAAAGCAGATAGACAAAGAAGGATCTTTGTCTGAGAAGGCACCGATCAAGGGGTTGCCGTGCATGGATCGGTTGAGGGAAGAGCTATCCTGCGCT ATTTGTCTGGAGATTTGCTATGAGCCAAGCACTACTCCTTGTGGGCACAG cttttgcatcaaatgcTTGAAATCTGCCGCTAATAAATGCGGAAAGAAATGCCCAAAATGTAGGCAACTGATAAG CAATGCGAGATCTTGCACCATAAATACGGTATTGTGGAACACAATTCAGCTTCTATTCCCTGAAGAAGTGGAAGCACGGAAGAGCAGCAGCGCAGTCGCTGCTACTCCACGTGGTGGCAAAACCCAGAGCAGCAGTTCTGAACAGAACAACAGCAACAGAAACATCAGTAGCAGAAGCATCAGGAGAAGTGCAGCTCAAGCTTCTTCCCAGGTGACGGAGAGAGACACCAGGAGCTTCAGAAGAAGGATTGGCCCGAGCCAGTCGGAGGACGCAGCCATGGCTTTGAGGTTGCAAAGGGAAGAATTCAGGGTGGCATTTCAAGGCAGCCGCGAGCAACAGCTACGCGCACTCCGTTCTGCTCGAGCCAATCTTAGAGCTGCCGCCTCCATGACCGTCTACGGTCGCCTAAGGGGCCGAACAACGTAA